A DNA window from Brenneria izadpanahii contains the following coding sequences:
- a CDS encoding DUF1127 domain-containing protein, translating to MLIRLYQKWRTWRLKVQTRRALLRMNDERLKDIGLTRDDINRL from the coding sequence ATGCTGATACGGCTCTATCAGAAATGGAGAACGTGGCGGCTCAAAGTGCAAACCCGTAGGGCTTTGCTGCGCATGAATGATGAAAGGCTGAAAGATATCGGACTGACGCGCGACGATATAAATCGCCTTTAG
- the shiA gene encoding shikimate transporter: MDSSTTSIPSSAAGTAAYPATGRARRAAWGSFIGAVVDWYDFLLYGIVAALVFNIEFFPQISPAMGTLAAFGTFGVGFLFRPLGGIVFGHFGDKLGRKRMLMITVWTMGLSTALIGFLPTFASIGWWAPVLLVMLRAIQGFAVGGEWGGAALLAVENAPKKKKAFYSSGVQVGYGVGLLLATGSISLVSHHTTNEEFINWGWRLPFLFSVVLVAIAWWIRSGMEESQEFEANKQQQEKARSFPIVEALRKHPKAFLLIIALRLGELLTMYIVTAFALNYSTANLGMPRELFLNISLLVGGISCLSIPFFARLADSFGRRRIYVTGALIGAVSAFPFFIALEAQASLWILFFAIMLANIAHDMIVSVQQPMFTELFGTAYRYSGAGVGYQVASVVGGGFTPFIAVLLVEVLGGSWHGVATYLAVGCLLSAIVGMRMKPQPLD, encoded by the coding sequence ATGGATTCCTCGACAACATCAATACCTTCATCGGCAGCAGGAACTGCCGCTTACCCGGCGACTGGGCGCGCCCGACGGGCTGCCTGGGGGAGTTTTATCGGCGCCGTGGTGGATTGGTATGATTTTTTGCTTTACGGCATTGTCGCCGCTTTGGTTTTTAATATTGAGTTTTTCCCTCAAATCAGTCCCGCCATGGGTACGCTGGCGGCATTTGGTACTTTTGGGGTAGGGTTTCTATTCCGGCCGCTGGGCGGGATTGTGTTCGGTCATTTTGGCGATAAGCTGGGCCGCAAACGCATGCTGATGATTACCGTCTGGACGATGGGCTTATCCACCGCGTTAATTGGTTTCTTACCGACTTTTGCCTCCATCGGCTGGTGGGCGCCGGTTTTACTGGTAATGCTGCGTGCCATTCAGGGATTTGCCGTCGGGGGCGAATGGGGCGGCGCCGCGCTGCTGGCGGTGGAAAATGCGCCTAAAAAGAAGAAAGCGTTCTACAGCAGCGGGGTGCAGGTCGGTTATGGCGTGGGGCTGTTGCTGGCGACGGGGTCGATTTCCCTGGTCAGCCACCACACCACGAATGAGGAGTTCATCAACTGGGGCTGGCGTCTGCCGTTTTTATTCAGCGTCGTGCTGGTGGCGATCGCCTGGTGGATCCGTTCCGGAATGGAGGAGTCTCAAGAGTTTGAGGCCAACAAGCAGCAGCAGGAAAAAGCCCGTTCGTTTCCGATTGTCGAGGCGTTGCGTAAACACCCCAAGGCATTTTTGCTGATCATCGCCCTGCGCTTAGGGGAGCTGTTGACCATGTATATCGTCACGGCTTTTGCGCTTAATTACTCCACCGCCAATCTGGGGATGCCGCGGGAGCTCTTCCTCAACATTAGTCTGCTGGTAGGGGGGATAAGCTGCTTGTCTATTCCTTTCTTTGCCCGCCTGGCCGACAGTTTCGGCCGTCGGCGGATTTATGTCACCGGCGCGTTGATCGGCGCCGTCAGCGCGTTTCCTTTTTTTATCGCGCTGGAAGCGCAGGCCAGTCTGTGGATACTGTTTTTTGCCATCATGCTGGCTAATATCGCTCACGATATGATCGTCAGCGTGCAGCAGCCGATGTTTACCGAGCTATTCGGTACGGCGTACCGTTATAGCGGCGCGGGCGTGGGTTATCAGGTCGCCAGCGTCGTCGGCGGCGGTTTTACGCCGTTTATCGCGGTGTTGCTGGTGGAAGTTTTAGGCGGCTCCTGGCACGGCGTGGCAACGTACCTTGCCGTGGGATGTCTGTTATCGGCCATTGTCGGTATGCGGATGAAGCCACAACCGCTGGATTAA
- the rpoC gene encoding DNA-directed RNA polymerase subunit beta' translates to MKDLLKFLKAQTKTEEFDAIKIALASPDMIRSWSFGEVKKPETINYRTFKPERDGLFCARIFGPVKDYECLCGKYKRLKHRGVICEKCGVEVTQTKVRRERMGHIELASPTAHIWFLKSLPSRIGLLLDMPLRDIERVLYFESYVVVEGGMTNLEKRQILTEEQYLDALEEFGDEFDAKMGAEAIQALLKNMDLEQECEQLREELNETNSETKRKKLTKRIKLLEAFVQSGNKPEWMILTVLPVLPPDLRPLVPLDGGRFATSDLNDLYRRVINRNNRLKRLLDLAAPDIIVRNEKRMLQEAVDALLDNGRRGRAITGSNKRPLKSLADMIKGKQGRFRQNLLGKRVDYSGRSVITVGPYLRLHQCGLPKKMALELFKPFIYGKLELRGLATTIKAAKKMVEREEAVVWDILDEVIREHPVLLNRAPTLHRLGIQAFEPVLIEGKAIQLHPLVCAAYNADFDGDQMAVHVPLTLEAQLEARALMMSTNNILSPANGEPIIVPSQDVVLGLYYMTRDCVNAKGEGMVLTGPKEAERVYRAGLASLHARVKVRITEEIKSIEGEITHQTTLIDTTVGRAILWMIVPKGLPFSIVNQPLGKKAISKMLNTCYRILGLKPTVIFADQIMYTGFAYAARSGASVGIDDMVIPAKKAGIIEEAETEVAEIQEQFQSGLVTAGERYNKVIDIWAAANERVAKAMMENLSVEDVVNRDGEVEQQVSFNSIFMMADSGARGSAAQIRQLAGMRGLMAKPDGSIIETPITANFREGLNVLQYFISTHGARKGLADTALKTANSGYLTRRLVDVAQDLVVTEDDCGTHEGIMMTPVIEGGDVKEPLRERVLGRVTAEDVLKPGTADILVPRNTLLNEQWCDLLEENSVDAVKVRSVVSCETDFGVCAKCYGRDLARGHLVNKGEAIGVIAAQSIGEPGTQLTMRTFHIGGAASRAAAESSIQVKNKGSLKLNNAKFVVNSNGKLVITSRNTELKLIDEFGRTKESYKVPYGAVMAKGDGSEVNGGETVANWDPHTMPVISEVSGSIRFTDMVDGQTITRQTDELTGLSSIVVLDSAERTGSGKDLRPALKIVDDKGEDVLIPGTDMPAQYFLPGKAIVQLEDGVKIGAGDTLARIPQESGGTKDITGGLPRVADLFEARRPKEPAILAEISGVISFGKETKGKRRLVITPLDGSEPYEEMIPKWRQLNVFEGERVERGDVVSDGPESPHDILRLRGVHAVTRYITNEVQEVYRLQGVKINDKHIEVIVRQMLRKGTIVNAGSTEFLEGEQAEISRVKIANRQLEADGKIPATFSRDLLGITKASLATESFISAASFQETTRVLTEAAVAGKRDELRGLKENVIVGRLIPAGTGYAYHQDRMRRRQAGEAPVAPQVSADEASANLAELLNAGFGNSDDE, encoded by the coding sequence GTGAAAGACTTATTAAAGTTTCTGAAAGCGCAAACTAAAACCGAAGAGTTTGATGCGATCAAAATTGCTCTGGCTTCGCCAGACATGATCCGTTCGTGGTCTTTTGGTGAAGTTAAAAAACCAGAAACCATCAACTACCGTACGTTCAAACCGGAACGTGACGGCCTTTTTTGCGCCCGTATCTTTGGGCCGGTAAAAGACTATGAATGCTTGTGCGGTAAGTATAAGCGTCTGAAACACCGCGGCGTTATCTGTGAGAAATGCGGCGTTGAAGTGACCCAGACCAAAGTACGCCGTGAGCGTATGGGCCACATCGAGCTGGCGTCTCCCACCGCGCACATCTGGTTCCTGAAATCGCTGCCGTCGCGCATCGGTTTGCTGCTGGATATGCCGCTGCGCGATATCGAACGCGTGCTGTACTTCGAATCCTACGTGGTTGTCGAAGGCGGCATGACCAATCTTGAAAAGCGTCAGATCCTGACTGAAGAGCAGTATCTGGACGCGCTGGAAGAGTTCGGCGACGAATTCGACGCCAAGATGGGCGCGGAAGCTATCCAGGCTCTGTTGAAAAACATGGATCTGGAACAGGAATGCGAACAGCTGCGCGAAGAGTTGAATGAAACCAACTCCGAAACCAAACGCAAGAAGCTGACCAAACGCATCAAGCTGTTGGAAGCGTTCGTGCAGTCCGGCAACAAGCCGGAGTGGATGATCCTGACCGTTCTGCCGGTGCTGCCGCCGGATCTGCGTCCGTTGGTTCCGCTGGACGGCGGCCGTTTCGCGACTTCAGACCTGAACGATTTGTATCGTCGCGTCATTAACCGTAACAACCGTCTGAAACGTCTGCTGGATCTGGCCGCGCCGGATATCATCGTACGTAACGAAAAACGTATGTTGCAGGAAGCGGTTGATGCGCTGTTGGATAACGGCCGTCGCGGTCGGGCCATCACCGGTTCCAACAAGCGTCCGCTGAAATCGCTGGCCGATATGATCAAAGGTAAGCAGGGTCGTTTCCGTCAGAACCTGCTGGGTAAACGCGTCGACTACTCCGGCCGTTCCGTTATCACCGTTGGTCCATACCTGCGTCTGCATCAGTGCGGTCTGCCGAAAAAAATGGCGCTGGAACTGTTCAAACCGTTCATCTACGGCAAGCTGGAACTGCGTGGCCTGGCCACGACGATCAAAGCCGCCAAGAAGATGGTCGAGCGTGAAGAAGCGGTCGTTTGGGATATCCTGGACGAAGTTATCCGCGAACACCCGGTACTGCTGAACCGTGCGCCGACGCTGCACCGTTTGGGTATCCAGGCATTTGAACCGGTACTGATCGAAGGTAAAGCCATTCAGCTGCACCCGCTGGTTTGTGCCGCGTATAACGCCGACTTCGATGGTGACCAGATGGCCGTGCACGTACCGCTGACGCTGGAAGCCCAGTTGGAAGCGCGTGCGTTGATGATGTCTACCAACAACATTCTGTCTCCGGCGAACGGCGAACCAATCATCGTTCCTTCGCAGGACGTGGTATTGGGCCTGTACTACATGACCCGCGACTGCGTTAACGCCAAGGGCGAAGGCATGGTGCTGACCGGGCCGAAAGAAGCTGAACGCGTTTACCGCGCCGGCCTGGCCTCTCTGCATGCGCGCGTCAAAGTGCGTATTACGGAAGAGATCAAGAGCATTGAGGGCGAAATCACGCATCAGACCACGCTGATTGATACGACTGTCGGTCGCGCCATTCTGTGGATGATCGTACCGAAAGGTCTGCCGTTCTCAATTGTGAACCAGCCGCTGGGTAAAAAAGCGATCTCCAAAATGCTGAACACCTGTTACCGCATTTTGGGTCTGAAGCCGACCGTTATCTTTGCCGACCAGATCATGTATACCGGCTTTGCTTACGCCGCGCGCTCCGGTGCGTCCGTAGGTATCGACGACATGGTTATCCCTGCGAAGAAAGCCGGGATCATCGAAGAAGCCGAAACCGAAGTGGCCGAGATTCAGGAACAGTTCCAATCCGGTCTGGTTACCGCCGGCGAACGCTACAACAAAGTTATCGATATCTGGGCCGCGGCCAACGAACGCGTCGCCAAAGCGATGATGGAAAACCTGTCTGTTGAAGACGTGGTTAACCGTGATGGCGAAGTTGAACAGCAGGTTTCTTTCAACAGCATCTTTATGATGGCCGACTCCGGTGCGCGTGGTTCCGCGGCGCAGATTCGTCAGCTGGCCGGGATGCGTGGTCTGATGGCGAAGCCGGACGGCTCCATCATCGAAACGCCAATCACCGCGAACTTCCGTGAAGGTCTGAACGTACTCCAGTACTTCATCTCTACGCACGGCGCGCGTAAAGGTCTGGCGGATACCGCGTTGAAAACCGCGAACTCCGGTTACCTGACTCGTCGTCTGGTTGACGTGGCGCAGGATCTGGTGGTGACCGAAGACGATTGTGGTACGCACGAAGGTATCATGATGACGCCGGTTATCGAAGGCGGCGATGTTAAAGAACCGCTGCGTGAACGTGTGCTGGGCCGCGTAACGGCGGAAGATGTGCTGAAACCGGGTACGGCGGATATTCTGGTGCCGCGTAACACCCTGCTGAACGAGCAATGGTGTGACCTGCTGGAAGAAAACTCCGTCGATGCGGTCAAAGTCCGTTCCGTCGTAAGCTGTGAAACCGACTTCGGCGTGTGCGCCAAGTGTTACGGTCGCGATCTGGCGCGTGGCCACCTGGTCAACAAGGGTGAAGCCATCGGGGTTATCGCGGCGCAGTCCATCGGTGAACCGGGTACGCAGCTGACCATGCGTACCTTCCACATCGGTGGCGCGGCATCGCGTGCGGCGGCAGAGTCCAGCATTCAGGTGAAAAACAAAGGTAGCCTGAAGCTGAATAACGCCAAGTTCGTGGTGAACAGCAACGGTAAACTGGTTATTACTTCACGTAATACCGAACTGAAGCTGATCGACGAATTCGGTCGTACCAAAGAGAGCTATAAAGTGCCTTACGGCGCGGTAATGGCGAAAGGCGACGGTTCTGAAGTTAACGGCGGCGAAACCGTTGCTAACTGGGATCCGCATACCATGCCGGTTATCAGTGAAGTGAGCGGCAGCATCCGCTTTACGGATATGGTTGACGGTCAGACGATTACTCGTCAGACCGACGAACTGACCGGTTTGTCTTCCATCGTGGTTCTGGATAGCGCGGAACGTACCGGTAGCGGTAAAGATCTGCGTCCGGCGCTGAAGATTGTTGACGATAAAGGCGAAGATGTATTGATTCCGGGTACTGATATGCCTGCTCAATACTTCCTGCCGGGTAAAGCGATTGTCCAGTTGGAAGACGGCGTGAAGATCGGCGCGGGTGATACCCTGGCGCGTATTCCGCAGGAATCCGGCGGTACCAAGGATATTACCGGTGGTCTGCCGCGCGTCGCCGACCTGTTTGAAGCGCGTCGTCCGAAAGAACCGGCTATCCTGGCTGAAATCAGCGGGGTTATCTCGTTCGGTAAAGAAACCAAAGGCAAGCGTCGTCTGGTGATTACGCCGCTGGATGGCAGCGAACCGTACGAAGAGATGATTCCGAAGTGGCGTCAGCTGAACGTGTTCGAAGGCGAACGCGTAGAGCGTGGCGACGTGGTTTCCGATGGCCCGGAATCGCCGCACGATATCCTGCGTTTGCGTGGCGTACATGCGGTAACGCGTTACATCACCAACGAAGTTCAGGAAGTTTACCGTCTGCAAGGCGTTAAGATTAACGATAAACACATCGAAGTTATCGTTCGTCAGATGTTGCGTAAAGGCACCATCGTTAATGCGGGCAGCACGGAATTCCTGGAAGGCGAGCAGGCGGAAATCTCTCGCGTCAAGATTGCCAACCGTCAGTTGGAAGCGGATGGCAAGATCCCGGCTACCTTCAGCCGCGATCTGCTGGGTATTACCAAGGCATCTCTGGCGACCGAGTCCTTCATTTCTGCGGCTTCGTTCCAGGAAACTACGCGTGTTCTTACTGAAGCGGCGGTTGCCGGTAAACGTGATGAACTGCGCGGCCTGAAAGAGAACGTTATCGTTGGTCGTTTGATCCCGGCGGGTACTGGTTATGCCTACCATCAGGATCGCATGCGTCGCCGTCAGGCAGGCGAGGCGCCAGTCGCGCCTCAGGTCAGTGCTGATGAAGCATCCGCCAACCTGGCTGAATTGCTTAACGCTGGCTTCGGTAACAGCGACGACGAATAA